One Antarctobacter heliothermus DNA segment encodes these proteins:
- the ihfB gene encoding integration host factor subunit beta — MIRSELIQKIADENPHLYQRDVERIVNTIFEEITNAMARGDRVELRGFGAFSVKKRDARVGRNPRTGESVEVDEKHVPFFKTGKLLRDRLNGK; from the coding sequence ATGATCAGATCTGAATTGATCCAGAAGATTGCGGATGAGAATCCACATCTGTATCAGCGTGACGTAGAGAGGATCGTGAACACGATCTTCGAAGAGATCACCAACGCCATGGCTCGGGGCGACCGGGTCGAGCTGCGGGGCTTCGGGGCCTTTTCGGTCAAGAAGCGGGACGCGCGCGTCGGGCGGAACCCCCGCACCGGGGAGTCGGTCGAGGTCGATGAAAAGCACGTTCCGTTTTTCAAGACCGGCAAGCTCTTGCGGGACCGCCTGAACGGAAAGTAA
- a CDS encoding LapA family protein, with translation MRYALYAFYAILLIVLTVVCVANLQWVTLNTLPEGLARIPQMDRLAFSVEVPLFAVALGFLVLGWVLGEVYEWLREYKYRAEASAKKTEVRKLERQLKKTQAERDKDKDEVLAILDQAS, from the coding sequence ATGCGCTACGCTCTTTACGCCTTTTACGCGATCCTGCTTATTGTTCTGACGGTCGTCTGTGTCGCGAACCTGCAGTGGGTGACGCTGAACACGCTGCCCGAAGGGCTGGCGCGTATCCCGCAAATGGATAGGCTGGCGTTCTCGGTCGAGGTGCCACTGTTTGCCGTCGCGCTTGGATTTCTCGTGTTGGGCTGGGTTCTGGGCGAGGTCTATGAGTGGCTGCGCGAGTACAAATACCGCGCCGAAGCCTCTGCCAAGAAGACCGAGGTGCGCAAGCTGGAGCGTCAGTTGAAGAAGACGCAGGCCGAGCGCGACAAGGACAAGGACGAGGTGCTGGCGATCTTGGATCAGGCCAGCTGA
- a CDS encoding DUF1330 domain-containing protein, whose amino-acid sequence MTGHIDPTRAQFDAFKALDRDEPCEMLNLVRLRDIAQYPQGHEQAGSPLTGAEAYRLYGQHSGPVLARVGGAIVWRGEYRTTLAGPEGDHWDHVFVARYPTAHAFLAMVTDPDYQRAVVHRQAAVQDSRLIRCAPAATGEVFG is encoded by the coding sequence ATGACCGGCCACATCGACCCCACGCGCGCCCAGTTCGACGCCTTCAAGGCGCTCGACCGGGATGAACCCTGCGAAATGCTGAACCTCGTTCGCTTGCGCGACATCGCGCAGTACCCACAGGGGCACGAACAGGCCGGATCACCCCTCACCGGGGCTGAGGCCTATCGCCTGTATGGCCAACACAGCGGCCCGGTCCTTGCCCGCGTCGGGGGGGCGATTGTTTGGCGCGGCGAGTATCGCACCACACTCGCGGGGCCAGAGGGCGATCATTGGGACCACGTCTTTGTTGCCCGCTACCCCACCGCGCACGCCTTTCTGGCCATGGTCACGGACCCGGACTATCAGCGCGCCGTCGTCCACCGGCAGGCCGCCGTGCAGGATTCGCGCCTGATCCGCTGCGCCCCCGCCGCCACCGGCGAGGTTTTCGGATGA
- a CDS encoding phosphoribosylanthranilate isomerase, with product MADVRVKICGLTRPEDVDAVAEAGASYAGLVFFPKSPRHVTVAAARDLALRAPVGLAKVGLVVNPSDALLDEIIAQVPLDMIQLHGTEPPERVAEVRARYGLPVMKAVGVAEAADLDKLDVYQRVADQILVDAKPPKGADLPGGNGLAFDWRLIAGRRWSRPWMLAGGLTPQNVARAVAMTGVAQVDVSSGVERAPGVKEAALIRGFVSAAKVAEAVPRL from the coding sequence ATGGCGGACGTGCGCGTTAAGATCTGTGGCCTGACGCGGCCTGAGGATGTGGATGCTGTTGCCGAGGCAGGGGCCTCTTATGCCGGGTTGGTGTTTTTCCCCAAGAGTCCGCGCCATGTCACTGTCGCTGCGGCGCGTGATCTGGCGTTGCGCGCACCTGTCGGGCTGGCCAAGGTTGGGTTGGTGGTGAACCCCTCGGACGCCTTGCTGGACGAGATCATCGCGCAGGTGCCGTTGGACATGATCCAATTGCACGGGACAGAGCCGCCGGAGCGGGTGGCCGAGGTGCGCGCGCGCTATGGGTTGCCGGTGATGAAGGCGGTTGGTGTTGCCGAGGCGGCGGATCTGGACAAGCTGGATGTGTATCAGCGGGTTGCGGATCAGATTCTGGTGGATGCCAAGCCGCCCAAGGGGGCCGATCTGCCGGGGGGCAATGGGTTGGCCTTTGACTGGCGGTTGATTGCCGGGCGGCGCTGGTCGCGGCCGTGGATGTTGGCAGGGGGGCTGACACCGCAGAACGTGGCGCGGGCCGTGGCGATGACAGGTGTGGCGCAGGTGGATGTGTCCTCGGGCGTGGAGCGCGCGCCGGGGGTCAAGGAGGCGGCCCTGATCCGTGGGTTTGTAAGTGCGGCGAAGGTCGCGGAGGCTGTGCCGCGCCTGTAA
- a CDS encoding quinone-dependent dihydroorotate dehydrogenase, producing the protein MTPLERLGLTVMHRLDPETAHGLALTALRAGVAHSPGLVTSDRLRTTLAGLPLPNPVGLAAGFDKNATALQGLSRAGFGFVEVGAATPRPQPGNPRPRLFRLTEDRAAINRFGFNNDGMEAIGTRLTTRPRDLILGLNLGANKDSDDRAGDFARVLAHCGANVDFATVNVSSPNTEKLRDLQGKAALAALLAGVMQARDTLATPIPVFLKIAPDLDDSELADVAEVALSSGVAGIIATNTTLSRAGLASRHATEAGGLSGAPLFDRSTRVLARLSQLTDGALPLIGVGGIGSAEQAYEKIRAGASTVQLYTALVYSGLSLVEDIAKGLDTLLARDGFDSVAQAVGSGRGAWL; encoded by the coding sequence ATGACCCCACTGGAACGCCTTGGCCTGACGGTCATGCACCGTCTGGACCCGGAAACCGCCCATGGCCTCGCGCTCACGGCGCTGCGGGCCGGCGTGGCGCACAGCCCCGGCCTTGTCACCTCGGACCGGCTGCGCACCACGCTGGCGGGCCTGCCCCTGCCCAACCCTGTCGGCCTCGCCGCCGGGTTCGACAAGAACGCCACAGCGCTTCAGGGCCTGTCCCGCGCCGGGTTTGGCTTTGTCGAGGTCGGTGCCGCCACGCCCCGGCCACAACCGGGCAACCCGCGCCCGCGCCTGTTCCGCCTGACCGAGGACCGCGCCGCGATCAACCGCTTCGGCTTCAACAACGACGGGATGGAGGCCATCGGCACGCGGCTGACCACCCGCCCTCGTGATCTGATCCTTGGCCTGAACCTGGGGGCGAACAAGGACAGCGACGACCGTGCCGGGGATTTCGCCCGCGTGCTGGCGCACTGCGGCGCAAATGTCGATTTCGCCACCGTCAACGTCAGCTCCCCCAACACCGAAAAACTGCGTGACCTGCAAGGCAAGGCCGCACTCGCCGCGCTACTCGCGGGTGTCATGCAGGCGCGCGACACACTGGCCACACCCATCCCGGTCTTCCTGAAAATCGCGCCGGATCTGGATGATAGCGAATTGGCCGACGTGGCAGAGGTCGCCCTGTCCTCCGGCGTGGCAGGCATCATCGCCACCAACACCACCCTGTCCCGCGCCGGTCTGGCCTCGCGCCATGCGACAGAGGCGGGCGGGCTGTCTGGCGCACCGCTGTTTGACCGCTCGACCCGTGTGCTGGCCCGGCTGTCGCAACTGACCGATGGCGCGCTGCCCCTGATCGGCGTCGGCGGTATCGGCTCTGCCGAACAGGCCTATGAAAAAATCCGTGCCGGGGCGAGCACCGTGCAACTCTACACCGCACTGGTTTACAGCGGCCTCAGTCTGGTTGAGGACATCGCCAAGGGGTTGGATACGTTGCTGGCGCGCGACGGATTTGACTCGGTCGCACAGGCCGTGGGCAGTGGGCGCGGCGCATGGCTCTGA
- a CDS encoding DUF952 domain-containing protein, with amino-acid sequence MEIYKILRADEWSALRSQKETSGAPIDVSDGFIHFSTAAQARETAAKHFAGADGLYLAALDTDALGDTLKWEVSRGDALFPHLYGPLRLSDILWCQPLPLGADGTHTFPIGFS; translated from the coding sequence ATGGAAATCTACAAGATCCTCCGCGCCGACGAATGGTCGGCCCTGCGCAGCCAAAAGGAAACCAGCGGCGCGCCAATCGATGTATCCGACGGGTTCATCCACTTTTCCACCGCCGCGCAGGCGCGCGAAACCGCCGCCAAGCATTTCGCCGGGGCCGACGGACTGTACCTCGCCGCGCTGGACACCGACGCGCTGGGGGACACCCTGAAGTGGGAGGTGTCGCGCGGCGATGCGCTATTCCCGCACCTCTATGGCCCGCTGCGCCTGTCGGACATCCTGTGGTGCCAACCGCTGCCTTTGGGCGCGGACGGCACCCACACCTTTCCCATCGGGTTTTCATGA